A region of Paraburkholderia largidicola DNA encodes the following proteins:
- the ahcY gene encoding adenosylhomocysteinase, with amino-acid sequence MNAAVMDSKNSQDFVVADLSLADWGRKELTIAETEMPGLMQTREEYKTQQPLKGARVAGSLHMTIQTGVLIETLTALGADVRWASCNIFSTQDHAAAAIAKAGTPVFAFKGESLDEYWEFSHRIFEWPNGEFANMILDDGGDATLLLILGSKAEKDRSVIAKPTNEEEVALYKSIEKHLEIDPTWYSKRLAHIKGVTEETTTGVHRLYQMEKEGRLPFPAINVNDSVTKSKFDNLYGCRESLVDGIKRATDVMIAGKIAVVAGYGDVGKGCAQSLRGLGATVWVTEIDPICALQAAMEGYRVVTMEAAAPHADIFVTATGNYHVINHDHMKAMRNNAIVCNIGHFDSEIDVASTRQYQWENIKPQVDHIIFPDGKRVILLAEGRLVNLGCATGHPSFVMSNSFTNQTLAQIELFVDGAKYENKVYVLPKQLDEKVARLHLARIGANLTELSTEQAGYIGVDKNGPFKPNHYRY; translated from the coding sequence ATGAACGCCGCAGTTATGGATTCCAAAAATTCCCAGGATTTCGTTGTTGCCGACCTGTCGCTGGCCGACTGGGGCCGCAAGGAACTCACCATCGCCGAGACCGAAATGCCCGGTCTCATGCAAACCCGCGAAGAGTACAAGACGCAGCAGCCGCTGAAGGGCGCGCGCGTCGCGGGCTCGCTGCACATGACCATTCAAACGGGCGTGCTGATCGAGACGCTGACCGCGCTGGGCGCGGACGTGCGCTGGGCATCGTGCAACATCTTCTCGACGCAAGATCACGCCGCCGCCGCCATCGCGAAGGCCGGCACCCCCGTGTTCGCGTTCAAGGGCGAATCGCTCGACGAATACTGGGAGTTCTCGCACCGCATTTTCGAATGGCCGAACGGTGAGTTCGCCAACATGATCCTCGACGACGGCGGCGACGCAACGCTGCTGCTGATCCTCGGCTCGAAGGCCGAGAAGGATCGCTCGGTGATCGCGAAGCCGACCAACGAGGAAGAAGTCGCACTGTACAAGTCGATCGAAAAGCATCTCGAGATCGACCCGACGTGGTACTCGAAGCGCCTCGCGCACATCAAGGGCGTGACGGAAGAAACGACGACGGGCGTGCACCGCCTGTATCAGATGGAGAAGGAAGGCCGTCTGCCGTTCCCCGCGATCAACGTCAACGACTCGGTCACGAAGTCGAAGTTCGACAATCTGTATGGCTGCCGCGAGTCGCTCGTCGACGGCATCAAGCGCGCGACCGACGTGATGATCGCCGGCAAGATCGCGGTGGTTGCCGGTTACGGCGACGTGGGCAAGGGCTGCGCGCAATCGCTGCGCGGTCTGGGCGCGACGGTGTGGGTCACGGAAATCGATCCGATCTGCGCGCTGCAAGCCGCGATGGAAGGCTACCGCGTCGTGACGATGGAAGCCGCTGCGCCGCACGCAGACATCTTCGTGACGGCAACGGGCAACTACCACGTGATCAACCACGATCACATGAAGGCGATGCGCAACAACGCGATCGTCTGCAACATCGGCCACTTCGACTCGGAAATCGACGTTGCGTCGACGCGCCAGTACCAGTGGGAAAACATCAAGCCGCAAGTCGACCACATCATTTTCCCGGACGGCAAGCGCGTGATCCTGCTGGCTGAAGGCCGCCTCGTGAACCTGGGCTGCGCCACGGGCCACCCGTCGTTCGTGATGTCGAACTCGTTCACGAACCAGACGCTCGCGCAGATCGAACTGTTCGTCGACGGCGCCAAGTACGAGAACAAGGTTTATGTTCTGCCGAAGCAACTCGATGAGAAGGTCGCGCGTCTGCACCTCGCGCGCATCGGCGCGAACCTGACGGAGCTGTCGACGGAACAGGCTGGCTACATCGGCGTCGACAAGAACGGTCCGTTCAAGCCGAACCACTACCGTTATTAA
- a CDS encoding glycosyltransferase: MLPISVIIPCYNAEQTLARTLDSCIAQPEAAQILVVDDGSRDASPDIAALYAQTHPQIELLRMPQNGGAARARNWGAMHALHPLLAFIDADDEYMLHALTAAAAFLHDHPGQSSIRLDVDYCGFPADITDHPQFETHAATLSNTVPSSLVIRRSIYAAFGGFPPDDVFRRHGGEDGAFSLALLNIFGNPRLDDRKRVRMHYHPNIHAERYFRISMGMVQASDELVDSTRDASWRFVRRAYEAIQVLRGVELAPHLTAQQGADSAPDQSA, encoded by the coding sequence ATGCTTCCCATCTCCGTCATCATTCCCTGCTACAACGCCGAACAGACGCTGGCGCGCACGCTCGACAGTTGCATCGCGCAGCCCGAAGCCGCGCAGATTCTCGTCGTCGACGACGGCTCGCGTGACGCTTCGCCCGATATCGCCGCGCTGTATGCGCAGACGCATCCGCAGATCGAACTGCTGCGCATGCCGCAAAACGGCGGCGCGGCACGCGCGCGAAACTGGGGCGCGATGCACGCGCTGCATCCGCTGCTGGCTTTCATCGATGCCGACGACGAATACATGCTGCACGCGCTCACCGCTGCCGCTGCCTTCCTGCACGATCATCCAGGTCAATCTTCGATTCGCCTCGACGTCGACTATTGCGGCTTCCCCGCCGACATCACCGATCATCCGCAATTCGAGACTCACGCGGCGACGCTGAGCAACACGGTGCCGAGCAGCCTCGTGATCCGCCGATCCATCTATGCGGCATTCGGCGGATTTCCGCCTGATGACGTGTTCCGGCGTCACGGCGGCGAGGATGGTGCGTTTTCGCTGGCGCTGCTCAATATTTTCGGCAATCCGCGACTCGACGACCGAAAGCGCGTGCGCATGCACTATCACCCGAACATCCACGCAGAACGCTACTTCCGCATATCGATGGGCATGGTCCAGGCCTCGGACGAACTCGTCGACTCGACCCGCGATGCGTCGTGGCGCTTCGTGCGCCGCGCATATGAAGCGATACAGGTATTGCGCGGCGTCGAACTCGCGCCGCATCTGACCGCGCAGCAAGGCGCGGATTCGGCGCCAGATCAATCGGCATAA
- a CDS encoding LrgB family protein, protein MSAFYTSLFADDASRLIAAGCFVLTVALYFASKALYARFKSPWLTPLLAVPAVLAAIVVIARIPYAVYFQDTRWLMWLLGPATVAFAVPIYEYRDLLRRHWISLTVGVTVGIVVAVGGSLALSKLLHLSPELQRSLMTRSVSTPFALAVSDKIHAPKDLTALFVIATGVCGMLFGELVLALVPLRTRLARGALFGAAAHGVGTAKARELGSEEGVVASLTMMIAGVVMVLLAPLFGMLPL, encoded by the coding sequence ATGAGCGCCTTCTACACGTCCCTTTTCGCCGACGACGCCTCCCGGCTCATCGCGGCAGGCTGCTTCGTGCTGACGGTGGCGCTCTATTTCGCATCGAAGGCGCTGTATGCGCGCTTCAAATCGCCGTGGTTGACGCCGCTTCTCGCCGTGCCCGCTGTGCTTGCCGCGATCGTCGTGATCGCGCGGATTCCGTACGCCGTCTACTTTCAGGACACGCGCTGGCTGATGTGGCTACTCGGCCCGGCCACGGTCGCATTCGCGGTGCCTATCTATGAATACCGCGATCTGCTGCGGCGGCACTGGATTTCGCTCACGGTTGGCGTCACGGTCGGCATCGTGGTTGCCGTGGGTGGTTCGCTCGCGCTGTCGAAGCTGCTGCATCTGTCGCCAGAACTGCAGCGCAGCCTGATGACGCGCTCGGTGTCGACGCCTTTCGCGCTCGCCGTTTCCGACAAGATTCACGCGCCGAAGGACCTGACTGCGCTGTTCGTGATCGCGACGGGCGTCTGCGGGATGCTGTTCGGTGAACTCGTGCTCGCGCTCGTGCCGCTGCGCACGCGGCTCGCGCGCGGCGCGCTGTTCGGCGCGGCGGCTCATGGCGTCGGCACCGCGAAGGCGCGCGAACTGGGCAGCGAAGAAGGCGTCGTCGCGAGCCTGACGATGATGATCGCCGGCGTCGTGATGGTGCTGCTCGCGCCGCTGTTCGGGATGCTTCCGCTTTGA
- a CDS encoding CidA/LrgA family protein produces the protein MSPLIARLAASVRLDATSPVAKIGRIAVQSAGIAAVWFAADYIVRRFGLPVPGGVVGLVALLALLFCGGVAPRWVKAGADWLLSDMLLFFIPAAVAAVQYGGLFREDGWRLALVVVAGTLMVMVAVAFAVEQAARLERRLALRRVMIQRAPVERPPVSRNFL, from the coding sequence ATCTCGCCGCTGATCGCCCGTCTTGCCGCTTCTGTCCGCCTCGATGCGACGTCGCCCGTCGCGAAGATCGGCCGGATCGCCGTGCAGAGCGCTGGGATCGCCGCCGTCTGGTTCGCCGCCGACTACATCGTGCGCCGTTTTGGCTTGCCGGTGCCGGGCGGCGTCGTGGGCCTCGTCGCGTTGCTCGCGCTGCTGTTCTGCGGCGGCGTCGCGCCGCGCTGGGTGAAGGCGGGCGCCGACTGGTTGCTGTCGGACATGCTGCTGTTCTTCATTCCCGCCGCCGTCGCGGCCGTCCAGTACGGCGGCCTGTTTCGCGAAGACGGCTGGCGCCTTGCGCTCGTCGTGGTCGCGGGCACGCTGATGGTGATGGTGGCCGTCGCATTCGCCGTCGAACAGGCCGCGCGGCTCGAACGCCGTCTCGCGCTGCGTCGCGTGATGATTCAGCGCGCGCCCGTCGAACGTCCTCCTGTCAGCCGCAACTTCCTCTAA
- a CDS encoding LysR family transcriptional regulator: MELRALRYFVEVVRQQSFTVAAEQMFVTQPTISKMVKALEDETGSPLLLRDGRQMVLTDAGRIVYQRGQDVLAAYAQLQAELNDLDKLGRGELTIGIPPMGGSLFTPAIAAFRQRHPKIELKLFEQGSKAIEAALISGELELGGVLQPVDDMIDVLPMSRQVLWLVARQGSRWDELHEVPLADLASEPFVFYGESLALNDVVLTACRTAGFAPTIVGRSGHWDFMAALVLAGVGIALLPAPYCRRLDAAQFTCRPVVAPEIPWEMAIGWRRKGYLSHAARAWLEVARETLPGLTTDNFTHPLTFDAPTTTPDRAKPPLK, encoded by the coding sequence ATGGAACTGCGCGCGCTCCGCTATTTCGTCGAGGTCGTTCGACAACAGAGCTTCACCGTCGCCGCCGAGCAGATGTTCGTCACGCAGCCGACCATCAGCAAGATGGTGAAGGCGCTGGAGGACGAAACCGGCTCGCCGCTGCTGCTGCGCGACGGCCGGCAGATGGTACTGACGGATGCCGGGCGCATCGTCTATCAGCGTGGCCAGGACGTGCTTGCCGCCTACGCGCAGTTGCAGGCCGAACTGAACGACCTCGACAAACTCGGGCGCGGCGAACTGACGATCGGCATTCCGCCGATGGGCGGGTCGCTGTTCACGCCCGCCATCGCCGCGTTCCGTCAGCGCCATCCGAAGATCGAACTGAAACTCTTCGAACAGGGGTCGAAGGCCATCGAAGCCGCGCTGATTTCCGGCGAACTGGAACTGGGCGGCGTGCTGCAACCCGTCGACGACATGATCGACGTGCTGCCGATGAGCCGCCAGGTGCTGTGGCTCGTTGCTCGTCAAGGCTCGCGCTGGGACGAGTTGCACGAAGTGCCGCTCGCCGATCTCGCCAGCGAGCCATTCGTCTTCTACGGCGAAAGCCTCGCGCTCAACGACGTCGTGCTGACGGCGTGCCGCACGGCCGGTTTCGCGCCGACCATCGTCGGGCGTAGCGGGCATTGGGATTTCATGGCGGCGCTGGTGCTGGCGGGCGTCGGCATTGCGCTTCTGCCCGCGCCGTATTGCCGGCGGCTCGATGCGGCGCAGTTCACCTGCCGGCCTGTCGTCGCGCCGGAGATACCGTGGGAAATGGCGATTGGCTGGCGGCGCAAGGGCTATCTGTCGCATGCGGCGCGCGCATGGCTCGAGGTCGCGCGTGAAACGCTGCCGGGACTGACCACCGACAACTTCACGCACCCGCTGACCTTCGACGCGCCCACGACTACGCCGGATCGCGCGAAACCGCCGCTGAAATAA
- a CDS encoding OmpA family protein, with product MSVNVIQLVRSVLPDTVVQQLSNCLGLPPEATAKVMDVTTPALVAGLLNKCTTLDGARALFATILGQEVNADVAEQLPRLFSSTTGVTQLSSTGRQLLEHSFERRIDGLSDTVSMQTGVPAHATHAVSGIAGSILMGVLKRHILEHRGNIGQLPTLLGQQLPIIAPFLNDGLTTVLGLGGAAAFAQTIGSQVRAVSSHFEHPAAAPASTTARVPVEPTLSPTATSVVLPAREVRHVGPKAKHWFGMATLSALIGAIAAMLTWVALALCPAATSFLGRDAVAATVAAPAAQAQVDVQPASQAPQDSAARAAGKVETEAAPAVAKDSQLIVSVDGKGKPTVTAVVQNVAEKSALLNALTKKFGAGNFNADITVDESRKAADWLAQIDALMPLLSMPGAEMKIDGTHVELSGAAADAKSGWLDRLKSLFGAPYQVSAFDAAQAVANAAQSFRNAAKSLGASCAAADVVKTLNLQVVNFASRDAHVPQSALDDLNQSAQLLKSCTTNVHALKLEVAGFSDNVGSESANLELSKERADAVRAYLVKAGVPADALVAQGYGNVHPVASNATESGRFANRRIEFSEAQAQTQAQTQVQTK from the coding sequence ATGAGTGTCAATGTGATTCAACTCGTCCGGTCTGTGTTGCCGGACACCGTGGTTCAACAGCTGTCGAACTGCCTCGGATTGCCGCCGGAAGCGACGGCGAAAGTCATGGACGTCACCACGCCCGCGCTCGTTGCCGGCCTGCTGAACAAGTGCACGACGCTCGATGGCGCGCGTGCGCTGTTCGCGACGATCCTCGGTCAGGAAGTCAACGCGGATGTCGCCGAACAGCTGCCACGCCTCTTCTCGAGCACGACGGGCGTCACGCAGTTGTCGTCGACGGGACGCCAGTTGCTCGAGCATTCGTTCGAGCGACGCATCGACGGACTGAGCGACACCGTGTCGATGCAAACGGGCGTGCCCGCGCATGCGACGCACGCCGTGTCGGGCATTGCGGGCAGCATTCTGATGGGCGTGCTCAAGCGTCATATCCTTGAGCATCGGGGCAATATTGGTCAGTTGCCGACCTTGCTCGGCCAGCAGTTGCCGATCATCGCGCCGTTTCTGAACGACGGCCTCACGACCGTGCTGGGTCTGGGCGGCGCAGCTGCCTTCGCGCAGACGATCGGCTCGCAGGTGCGCGCCGTGTCGTCGCATTTCGAGCATCCCGCCGCCGCGCCGGCGTCGACGACCGCGCGCGTTCCCGTCGAACCCACGTTGTCCCCCACTGCGACGTCTGTTGTGCTGCCCGCGCGCGAAGTGCGTCATGTCGGCCCGAAGGCGAAGCACTGGTTCGGCATGGCGACGTTGTCCGCGCTGATCGGCGCGATCGCTGCGATGCTGACGTGGGTGGCGCTGGCCTTGTGCCCGGCGGCGACCAGCTTCCTCGGCCGCGACGCGGTCGCGGCTACCGTTGCAGCGCCGGCTGCTCAAGCGCAAGTGGATGTGCAGCCCGCCTCGCAAGCACCGCAGGACAGCGCGGCCAGGGCAGCCGGCAAAGTCGAAACCGAAGCGGCGCCCGCCGTCGCGAAGGACTCGCAACTGATCGTTTCCGTCGACGGGAAGGGCAAGCCGACGGTGACCGCGGTCGTGCAGAACGTTGCGGAGAAATCGGCGCTGCTCAACGCGCTGACGAAGAAATTCGGCGCCGGCAACTTCAACGCCGACATCACCGTCGACGAAAGCCGTAAGGCTGCCGATTGGCTCGCGCAGATCGACGCGCTGATGCCGCTGCTGTCGATGCCGGGTGCGGAGATGAAGATCGACGGCACGCATGTCGAACTGAGCGGCGCGGCCGCCGATGCAAAATCGGGCTGGCTCGACCGTCTGAAATCGTTGTTCGGCGCGCCGTATCAGGTGAGCGCATTCGATGCTGCGCAAGCCGTTGCGAACGCCGCGCAGTCGTTCAGGAACGCGGCGAAATCGCTGGGCGCATCGTGCGCGGCTGCGGATGTCGTGAAGACGCTGAACCTGCAGGTCGTCAATTTCGCGTCACGCGACGCGCACGTGCCGCAGTCCGCGCTCGACGATCTGAACCAGTCCGCACAACTGCTCAAGTCGTGCACGACGAACGTCCACGCGCTGAAGCTGGAAGTGGCGGGTTTCTCGGATAACGTCGGCAGCGAATCGGCGAATCTGGAACTGTCGAAGGAACGCGCCGACGCCGTGCGCGCCTACCTCGTGAAGGCCGGTGTGCCCGCCGATGCGCTCGTCGCGCAGGGCTACGGCAACGTCCATCCTGTAGCGAGCAACGCGACGGAGAGCGGACGCTTTGCGAATCGCCGGATCGAATTCAGCGAGGCGCAAGCTCAGACTCAGGCCCAAACGCAGGTTCAGACCAAATAA
- a CDS encoding GMC family oxidoreductase, with the protein MQYDYVIVGAGSGGCSLAGRLAEQCPDATIALIEAGPHTERNLFVNMPLGVAAVVPFRRKTNYGYLTTPQPGLGGRRGYQPRGRGFGGSSAINAMVYTRGHPLDYDDWARLGCDGWAFDDVLPYFRRAEGNERGADALHGADGPLSVSNLRFQNPFSHRFVKAAVEAGFPRNDDFNGTQQEGIGFYQVTQRDGQRWSVARAYIYGHARANLHTIADAAVLRVVFDGKRAKGVEVVRNSVTETIEARAEVVLSAGTFNSPQLLMCSGVGPADHLRALGIPVLHDAAEVGRNLTDHVDFTINKRVSSAQTIGFSLRGFAKMVPGFVSYLRSGRGMLTSNVAEAGGFLKSRPTLDRPDLQLHFCTALVDDHNRRMHWGHGYSLHVCVLRPHSRGSVTLASSDAREAPVIDPAFLSDPRDLNLLVEGVHLSRRILDAPSLALCGGRELYTRHGQTDAELRATIAAHADTIYHPVSTCRMGGDDRSVVDTQLRVRGVTGLRVVDASVMPTLIGGNTNAPTVMIGERAADFIAAARRAGPSAAIANEPARAT; encoded by the coding sequence ATGCAATACGACTACGTCATCGTCGGCGCAGGCTCGGGCGGCTGTTCGCTCGCCGGGCGTCTCGCCGAGCAATGTCCCGATGCGACCATCGCGCTCATCGAAGCCGGCCCGCACACCGAACGCAATCTGTTCGTCAACATGCCGCTCGGTGTCGCGGCCGTCGTGCCGTTCCGGCGCAAGACCAACTACGGCTATCTGACGACGCCGCAACCCGGCCTCGGTGGAAGGCGCGGTTATCAGCCGCGCGGACGCGGCTTCGGCGGATCGAGCGCGATCAACGCGATGGTGTACACGCGCGGCCATCCGCTCGACTACGACGACTGGGCGCGTCTGGGCTGCGACGGCTGGGCATTCGACGACGTGCTGCCGTATTTCCGCCGCGCGGAAGGCAACGAGCGCGGCGCCGATGCGCTGCACGGCGCGGACGGCCCGCTCAGCGTGTCGAACCTGCGCTTTCAGAATCCGTTTTCGCATCGTTTCGTGAAAGCCGCCGTCGAAGCGGGCTTCCCGCGCAACGACGACTTCAACGGCACGCAGCAGGAAGGCATCGGCTTCTATCAGGTGACGCAGCGCGACGGACAGCGCTGGAGCGTCGCACGCGCGTATATCTATGGCCACGCGCGTGCGAACCTGCACACGATCGCCGACGCGGCTGTGCTGCGCGTGGTATTCGACGGCAAGCGCGCGAAGGGCGTGGAAGTGGTGCGCAACAGCGTCACGGAGACGATCGAGGCGCGCGCGGAAGTCGTGCTGTCGGCGGGGACGTTCAACTCGCCGCAACTGCTGATGTGCTCGGGCGTCGGTCCCGCCGATCATCTGCGCGCGCTCGGCATTCCCGTGCTGCACGACGCGGCCGAGGTCGGGCGCAACCTCACGGATCACGTCGACTTCACGATCAACAAGCGCGTGTCGTCGGCGCAGACCATCGGCTTCTCGCTGCGCGGCTTCGCGAAGATGGTGCCGGGTTTTGTCTCGTATCTGCGCAGCGGGCGCGGCATGCTGACGAGCAACGTCGCGGAAGCGGGCGGCTTTCTGAAAAGCCGGCCGACACTCGACCGGCCCGATCTGCAACTGCACTTCTGTACGGCGCTTGTCGACGATCACAACCGTCGCATGCATTGGGGGCACGGCTATTCGCTGCATGTGTGCGTGCTGCGTCCGCATAGCCGCGGCTCGGTGACGCTGGCAAGCAGCGATGCGCGCGAAGCACCCGTCATCGATCCGGCGTTTCTCAGCGATCCGCGCGATCTCAACCTGCTGGTCGAGGGCGTGCATCTGTCGCGGCGCATTCTCGATGCGCCATCGCTCGCGCTGTGCGGCGGCCGCGAGCTTTATACGCGGCATGGTCAGACGGACGCCGAATTGCGCGCGACGATCGCCGCGCATGCCGACACGATCTATCACCCCGTTTCGACGTGCCGGATGGGCGGCGACGATCGATCCGTCGTCGATACGCAGCTGCGCGTGCGCGGCGTGACGGGTCTGCGCGTGGTCGATGCTTCCGTGATGCCGACGCTGATCGGTGGCAACACGAATGCGCCGACGGTGATGATCGGCGAGCGTGCCGCCGATTTCATCGCCGCTGCGCGCCGTGCTGGCCCGAGTGCGGCGATCGCGAACGAGCCGGCGCGCGCCACGTGA